The following proteins come from a genomic window of Malus domestica chromosome 02, GDT2T_hap1:
- the LOC103406709 gene encoding codeine O-demethylase-like, producing MAMTNVQEMSMNGEQPPAEYIVKESRFGSIDSSPPLADEIPIIDISLFSPLSAQYSEQAENHELQKLRSALSSAGCFQAIGHGISDSLLDKVREAAKQFFALPVEEKEKYSRAVHGGAEGYGNDVVVSEKQVLDWSYRLTLRVFPENQRRLHLWPQNPNDFGEMLHEYATKVKLMMGIVFKAMAKSLNLEDNSFAKQLFGDQSLMQARFNFYPPCSRSDLVLGVKPHTDRSGVTCLLQDKDVEGLQVLIDGKWVRVPIVPHAIVLNLGDQMQIMSNGIYKSPMHRVVTNGEIMRLSVALFNEPDPETQIGPVEDLIDETRPRLYKNVKNYGRINYECYQRGEIALETVRF from the exons ATGGCCATGACCAATGTCCAAGAAATGTCTATGAATGGTGAGCAGCCACCTGCTGAATATATTGTTAAAGAAAGTAGGTTTGGATCCATAGATTCTTCTCCACCATTGGCTGATGAAATCCCCATTATTGATATCAGTCTCTTCTCCCCATTATCTGCTCAATATTCTGAACAAGCAGAAAATCATGAGCTACAGAAACTCAGATCAGCACTCAGCTCGGCAGGATGCTTCcag GCAATAGGCCATGGGATTTCGGATTCACTTCTTGACAAGgtacgtgaagcagcaaaacaATTCTTTGCACTTCCAGTAGAAGAGAAGGAAAAATACTCCCGCGCAGTTCATGGCGGAGCCGAAGGATATGGGAACGATGTCGTAGTATCGGAAAAGCAAGTTCTTGACTGGTCCTATCGTCTCACTCTCAGGGTCTTCCCAGAAAACCAAAGAAGGCTTCATCTTTGGCCTCAAAATCCAAATGATTTTGG AGAGATGTTACATGAATATGCAACGAAGGTAAAGTTGATGATGGGTATTGTGTTCAAGGCAATGGCAAAGTCGTTGAATTTGGAAGATAACAGCTTTGCAAAGCAGCTGTTTGGAGACCAATCCCTGATGCAAGCAAGGTTCAACTTCTATCCTCCGTGCTCGAGATCTGACCTCGTCCTCGGCGTCAAGCCTCACACGGATAGGTCCGGCGTGACATGTCTCTTGCAAGACAAGGATGTGGAAGGCCTTCAAGTTTTGATAGATGGAAAATGGGTTAGAGTCCCCATTGTTCCTCATGCTATCGTTCTTAATCTTGGCGATCAGATGCAGATCATGAGTAATGGTATTTACAAGAGCCCAATGCACAGGGTGGTGACAAATGGAGAGATTATGAGGCTATCAGTTGCCTTGTTCAATGAACCCGATCCTGAAACCCAGATTGGTCCCGTCGAGGACTTGATCGACGAGACAAGGCCGAGGTTGtacaaaaatgtcaagaattATGGTCGTATTAACTACGAATGCTATCAGAGAGGGGAAATTGCACTCGAAACAGTCAGATTCTAA